The Leclercia adecarboxylata region CTCTCAACAACTGGCATGCTCTGCATGCCCTGAGTATTGCCATGCTGAACCTTGCTCATACCGGTCAATGGGATGAGCTTATTGAAAAAGAAGTGGAATATGTTCAGTTAGTCGAAGGCATCTCGCATAACCCTATCTCGTTATGCCCGCCTGCACAGATTGAACAGGCACGCTTTATTCTTGAAAAAGTGCTGCAGAATGAGACTGAGCTTAAGGCATTGCTGAAAGTGAGAATGGATGAGCTGCGCCAGTTGATCACCCAGACCGGCAAACAACAGTCGGTCACTTCCACTTATGGCAGGCTGTCAGGCAATATTCTTTATCCAGAAAATTTCACTAACAACACCCCGTTATGAATTTGATGATCCATACTCCAGATGTCCGCCGAAACGGCATCTGGAGCACGGAAGATGAAAAACCCCACCCTCTTGCAGTTCTTCCATTGGTATTACCCTGAAGGCAGTAAACTCTGGCCGGAAGTGGCCGAGCGCGCTGATGGCTTAAACGATATCGGTATCAACATGG contains the following coding sequences:
- the fliT gene encoding flagella biosynthesis regulatory protein FliT, with the translated sequence MNNPSSALNNWHALHALSIAMLNLAHTGQWDELIEKEVEYVQLVEGISHNPISLCPPAQIEQARFILEKVLQNETELKALLKVRMDELRQLITQTGKQQSVTSTYGRLSGNILYPENFTNNTPL